In Xenopus laevis strain J_2021 chromosome 2S, Xenopus_laevis_v10.1, whole genome shotgun sequence, a genomic segment contains:
- the ube3a.S gene encoding ubiquitin protein ligase E3A (human papilloma virus E6-associated protein, Angelman syndrome) S homeolog, which yields MSSPHKRRQQERAGAPEPEERKTNTPRSSSEHSPEGDRSPADPHSENLENSRMKRAAAKHLIERYYHQLTEGCGNETCTNEFCASCPTFLRMDNNAAAIKALELYKVNAKLCDPHPSKKGTSSSYLENNSKSAHNNSCTERKMNKKDLHGPRDDFRDVTFLSEEKVYEILELCREKEDYSPLIRVIGRVFSSAEALVQSFRKAKHHTKEELKSLQEKDEDKDEDEKEKAASSAAAMEEDSGASSSRLCDNSLGDNNIQKLGPEEVSLDIEAVRRVYHRLLANEKIEAAFLNALVYLSPNVECDLTYHNVYSRDPNYLNLFLIVMENGNLHSPEYLEMALPLFCKAMSKLPLAAQAKLICLWSKYSAEQIRRMMETFQQLITYKVISNEFNSRNLVNDDDAIVAATKCLKMVYYSNVVGGEIETDHNEEEDDEPVPESSELTLQELLGEERRNKKGPRVDPLETELGIKTIDCRKPLIPFEEFVNEPLNDVLEMDKDYTFFKVETENKFSFMTCPFILNAVTKNLGLYYDNRIRMYSERRITVLYSLVQGQQLNPYLRLKVRRDYIIDDALVRLEMIAMENPADLKKQLYVEFEGEQGVDEGGVSKEFFQLVVEEIFNPDIGMFTYDESTKLFWFNTSSLETEGQFTLIGIVLGLAIYNNCILDVHFPMVVYRKLLGKKGTFQDLADSHPVLYQSLKELLEYEGSVEDDMMMTFQISQTDLFGNPLMHDLKENGDKIPITNENRKEFVNLYTDFILNKSAEKQFKAFRRGFHMVTNESPLKYLFRPEEIELLICGSRNVDFQALKDTTEYDGGYTRDSNIIKEFWEIVNSFTEEQKRLFLQFTTGTDRAPVGGLGKLKMIIAKNGPDTDRLPTSHTCFNVLLLPEYSSKAKLKERLLKAITYAKGFGML from the exons ATGAGTTCCCCACATAAGAGGCGGCAGCAGGAGAGAGCGGGAGCCCCGGAGCCTGAGGAGAGGAAGACCAACACCCCCCGCAGCAGCTCGGAACACAGCCCTGAAGGAGACAG ATCTCCAGCAGACCCTCATTCAGAAAATCTAGAAAATAGCCGAAT GAAGCGAGCAGCTGCAAAGCATCTAATAGAACGCTACTACCACCAGTTAACTGAGGGTTGTGGAAATGAAACCTGCACGAATGAATTTTGTGCTTCCTGTCCCACTTTTCTGCGTATGGATAATAATGCAGCAGCCATTAAGGCCCTCGAGTTGTATAAGGTTAATGCGAAACTCTGTGATCCTCATCCCTCCAAGAAAGGAACAAGCTCATCTTATCTAGAGAATAATTCCAAAAGCGCCCATAACAACTCCTGCACAGAAAGAAAGATGAATAAGAAAGACCTACACGGACCCAGAGACGACTTTAGAG aTGTCACTTTCTTATCAGAAGAAAAAGTGTATGAAATTCTGGAATTGTGTAGAGAAAAAGAAGACTACTCTCCTTTAATTCGAGTAATCGGGAGAGTTTTTTCTAGTGCAGAAGCTTTGGTTCAAAGTTTCCGAAAAGCAAAACACCATACAAAAGAAGAGCTAAAATCCTTGCAAGAAAAGGATGAAGATAAGGATGAAGATGAAAAGGAAAAAGCTGCATCATCTGCTGCTGCAATGGAAGAAGATTCTGGAGCATCATCCTCAAGGTTATGTGACAATTCACTTGGAGACAACAACATACAGAAACTGGGCCCTGAAGAAGTGTCTCTAGATATAGAAGCAGTTCGACGGGTGTATCACAGGTTACTTGCTAATGAAAAAATAGAAGCTGCCTTTCTAAATGCACTTGTGTACCTCTCTCCTAATGTGGAATGTGACTTAACTTATCATAATGTTTATTCACGAGATCCCAACTATCTTAATTTGTTTCTAATCGTCATGGAGAATGGTAATCTCCATAGTCCTGAATACCTGGAAATGGCTTTACCGTTATTTTGCAAAGCAATGAGCAAATTGCCATTAGCAGCACAAGCGAAGTTGATCTGTCTCTGGTCAAAGTACAGTGCTGAACAGATTCGTCGAATGATGGAAACATTTCAGCAGCTCATAACCTATAAAGTCATAAGTAATGAGTTTAACAGTCGAAATTTAGTCAACGATGATGATGCTATTGTTGCAGCAACAAAGTGCTTAAAAATGGTTTACTATTCAAATGTTGTCGGGGGAGAGATTGAAACCGACCATAATGAAGAGGAAGACGACGAACCTGTTCCTGAGTCCAGCGAACTAACTCTGCAGGAACTGCTAGGGGAAGAACGAAGGAACAAAAAAGGTCCTCGAGTTGATCCCCTTGAAACCGAACTTGGCATTAAAACGATTGATTGCAGGAAACCTCTCATCCCTTTTGAGGAATTTGTTAACGAACCACTAAATGATGTTCTAGAAATGGACAAAGATTATACTTTCTTTAAAGTAGAGACTGAAAACAAATTCTCTTTTATGACTTGCCCCTTTATCCTGAATGCAGTTACAAAGAATCTTGGTCTGTATTATGACAACAGAATCCGCATGTACAGTGAAAGGCGAATAACTGTTCTGTATAGTCTGGTGCAAGGACAACAACTTAACCCCTATTTGAGGCTCAAAGTACGGCGAGATTACATCATTGATGATGCTCTTGTTAGG CTTGAGATGATTGCCATGGAAAATCCTGCAGATTTGAAGAAGCAATTATATGTGGAATTTGAGGGAGAACAAGGAGTAGACGAAGGAGGTGTTTCTAAAGAGTTCTTCCAATTAGTCGTTGAAGAAATTTTCAACCCTGATATTG gtaTGTTTACTTATGATGAGTCCACTAAACTCTTTTGGTTCAATACATCATCtttggagacagaaggacagtTTACACTTATTGGAATTGTATTGGGCCTTGCAATTTACAACAATTGCATTCTAGATGTGCATTTTCCAATGGTTGTATATAGAAAATTACTGGGGAAAAAAGGAACCTTCCAAGACCTTGCCGATTCTCATCCG GTTCTTTATCAGAGTTTAAAAGAATTGTTGGAGTATGAAGGCAGTGTTGAAGATGATATGATGATGACGTTCCAGATCTCTCAGACTGACCTCTTTGGAAATCCGTTAATGCACGACCTAAAGGAAAATGGAGATAAAATCCCAATTACAAATGAGAACAGAAAG GAATTTGTCAATCTATATACAGACTTTATTCTAAATAAATCAGCGGAAAAGCAGTTTAAAGCCTTCAGGAGGGGCTTTCACATGGTTACCAATGAGTCACCTTTAAAATATCTGTTTAGACCAGAGGAAATTGAACTTCTTATTTGTGGAAGTAGG AATGTAGATTTCCAAGCTCTGAAAGATACTACAGAATATGACGGTGGTTATACCAGAGATTCAAATATTATCAA AGAGTTTTGGGAAATTGTAAATTCTTTCACTGAGGAACAGAAAAGATTGTTCTTGCAATTTACAACAGGGACGGACAGAGCCCCTGTGGGTGGGCTAGGCAAATTAAAGATGATTATAGCCAAAAACGGCCCTGATACAGACAG GTTACCAACATCTCATACTTGCTTTAATGTCCTTTTGCTTCCGGAGTACTCAAGTAAAGCGAAACTGAAGGAGAGATTGTTAAAGGCCATCACTTATGCAAAGGGGTTTGGTAtgctctaa
- the ube3a.S gene encoding ubiquitin protein ligase E3A (human papilloma virus E6-associated protein, Angelman syndrome) S homeolog isoform X1, which translates to MNKKDLHGPRDDFRDVTFLSEEKVYEILELCREKEDYSPLIRVIGRVFSSAEALVQSFRKAKHHTKEELKSLQEKDEDKDEDEKEKAASSAAAMEEDSGASSSRLCDNSLGDNNIQKLGPEEVSLDIEAVRRVYHRLLANEKIEAAFLNALVYLSPNVECDLTYHNVYSRDPNYLNLFLIVMENGNLHSPEYLEMALPLFCKAMSKLPLAAQAKLICLWSKYSAEQIRRMMETFQQLITYKVISNEFNSRNLVNDDDAIVAATKCLKMVYYSNVVGGEIETDHNEEEDDEPVPESSELTLQELLGEERRNKKGPRVDPLETELGIKTIDCRKPLIPFEEFVNEPLNDVLEMDKDYTFFKVETENKFSFMTCPFILNAVTKNLGLYYDNRIRMYSERRITVLYSLVQGQQLNPYLRLKVRRDYIIDDALVRLEMIAMENPADLKKQLYVEFEGEQGVDEGGVSKEFFQLVVEEIFNPDIGMFTYDESTKLFWFNTSSLETEGQFTLIGIVLGLAIYNNCILDVHFPMVVYRKLLGKKGTFQDLADSHPVLYQSLKELLEYEGSVEDDMMMTFQISQTDLFGNPLMHDLKENGDKIPITNENRKEFVNLYTDFILNKSAEKQFKAFRRGFHMVTNESPLKYLFRPEEIELLICGSRNVDFQALKDTTEYDGGYTRDSNIIKEFWEIVNSFTEEQKRLFLQFTTGTDRAPVGGLGKLKMIIAKNGPDTDRLPTSHTCFNVLLLPEYSSKAKLKERLLKAITYAKGFGML; encoded by the exons ATGAATAAGAAAGACCTACACGGACCCAGAGACGACTTTAGAG aTGTCACTTTCTTATCAGAAGAAAAAGTGTATGAAATTCTGGAATTGTGTAGAGAAAAAGAAGACTACTCTCCTTTAATTCGAGTAATCGGGAGAGTTTTTTCTAGTGCAGAAGCTTTGGTTCAAAGTTTCCGAAAAGCAAAACACCATACAAAAGAAGAGCTAAAATCCTTGCAAGAAAAGGATGAAGATAAGGATGAAGATGAAAAGGAAAAAGCTGCATCATCTGCTGCTGCAATGGAAGAAGATTCTGGAGCATCATCCTCAAGGTTATGTGACAATTCACTTGGAGACAACAACATACAGAAACTGGGCCCTGAAGAAGTGTCTCTAGATATAGAAGCAGTTCGACGGGTGTATCACAGGTTACTTGCTAATGAAAAAATAGAAGCTGCCTTTCTAAATGCACTTGTGTACCTCTCTCCTAATGTGGAATGTGACTTAACTTATCATAATGTTTATTCACGAGATCCCAACTATCTTAATTTGTTTCTAATCGTCATGGAGAATGGTAATCTCCATAGTCCTGAATACCTGGAAATGGCTTTACCGTTATTTTGCAAAGCAATGAGCAAATTGCCATTAGCAGCACAAGCGAAGTTGATCTGTCTCTGGTCAAAGTACAGTGCTGAACAGATTCGTCGAATGATGGAAACATTTCAGCAGCTCATAACCTATAAAGTCATAAGTAATGAGTTTAACAGTCGAAATTTAGTCAACGATGATGATGCTATTGTTGCAGCAACAAAGTGCTTAAAAATGGTTTACTATTCAAATGTTGTCGGGGGAGAGATTGAAACCGACCATAATGAAGAGGAAGACGACGAACCTGTTCCTGAGTCCAGCGAACTAACTCTGCAGGAACTGCTAGGGGAAGAACGAAGGAACAAAAAAGGTCCTCGAGTTGATCCCCTTGAAACCGAACTTGGCATTAAAACGATTGATTGCAGGAAACCTCTCATCCCTTTTGAGGAATTTGTTAACGAACCACTAAATGATGTTCTAGAAATGGACAAAGATTATACTTTCTTTAAAGTAGAGACTGAAAACAAATTCTCTTTTATGACTTGCCCCTTTATCCTGAATGCAGTTACAAAGAATCTTGGTCTGTATTATGACAACAGAATCCGCATGTACAGTGAAAGGCGAATAACTGTTCTGTATAGTCTGGTGCAAGGACAACAACTTAACCCCTATTTGAGGCTCAAAGTACGGCGAGATTACATCATTGATGATGCTCTTGTTAGG CTTGAGATGATTGCCATGGAAAATCCTGCAGATTTGAAGAAGCAATTATATGTGGAATTTGAGGGAGAACAAGGAGTAGACGAAGGAGGTGTTTCTAAAGAGTTCTTCCAATTAGTCGTTGAAGAAATTTTCAACCCTGATATTG gtaTGTTTACTTATGATGAGTCCACTAAACTCTTTTGGTTCAATACATCATCtttggagacagaaggacagtTTACACTTATTGGAATTGTATTGGGCCTTGCAATTTACAACAATTGCATTCTAGATGTGCATTTTCCAATGGTTGTATATAGAAAATTACTGGGGAAAAAAGGAACCTTCCAAGACCTTGCCGATTCTCATCCG GTTCTTTATCAGAGTTTAAAAGAATTGTTGGAGTATGAAGGCAGTGTTGAAGATGATATGATGATGACGTTCCAGATCTCTCAGACTGACCTCTTTGGAAATCCGTTAATGCACGACCTAAAGGAAAATGGAGATAAAATCCCAATTACAAATGAGAACAGAAAG GAATTTGTCAATCTATATACAGACTTTATTCTAAATAAATCAGCGGAAAAGCAGTTTAAAGCCTTCAGGAGGGGCTTTCACATGGTTACCAATGAGTCACCTTTAAAATATCTGTTTAGACCAGAGGAAATTGAACTTCTTATTTGTGGAAGTAGG AATGTAGATTTCCAAGCTCTGAAAGATACTACAGAATATGACGGTGGTTATACCAGAGATTCAAATATTATCAA AGAGTTTTGGGAAATTGTAAATTCTTTCACTGAGGAACAGAAAAGATTGTTCTTGCAATTTACAACAGGGACGGACAGAGCCCCTGTGGGTGGGCTAGGCAAATTAAAGATGATTATAGCCAAAAACGGCCCTGATACAGACAG GTTACCAACATCTCATACTTGCTTTAATGTCCTTTTGCTTCCGGAGTACTCAAGTAAAGCGAAACTGAAGGAGAGATTGTTAAAGGCCATCACTTATGCAAAGGGGTTTGGTAtgctctaa